The DNA window ACACTGACCACACAGGTCCCTGTCTTTTCgctttgcttatgtttataagccaaaaattgaatttttaaccttaaatttaaatttatagtagatcttgaggttttttcatcatagttgattttctagtcttggcttttagatcggtaagaacatgtatataaaagttttattcataaactatttttcactTGCAAAAATGCCGTTTGGCATTTTCCCAAGATAAGCCAATCTGTCACCCCCTACATTGTTAGCATTTGGTTGTTGGGCCTCTTTTGTTGATTCCTTGTAATATCCTCTATCAGGAGCATATCCTAAGGATGTCTTTTTGTGTGATTTGTTTGTGCAGCCGGAGCCAGAATTTCGTCCTCCTATGTCTGAGGTTGTCCAGCAACTTGTGCGCCTGATGCAAAGGGCTAGCATTGTGAGGCGACAATCTGGAGAGGAATTGGGGTTTTCATACAGAGCCCCTCCTGACCGTGAAGGCGACATGAGAGACCTTTCCTTCTGAGAAGTTCCTTCCATGGCAAAACgcgaaaaaaaatgtttggagGTTCAGTACAAGAATTCAGACTACCCATATGATGAACTGGTGAAAATGCGAGTTGATCGTACGATTCATGGTCGAAATGGATTTGAGAAGATAATTTTGGTACTTCATTGTTCAATTTTGTTCATTCTTCTCCcccattttcttcttttcaatttgtttttgGTTTCCCCAGTCATTGTTCTTGAGGCCCAAATCAATGGCATGTATAGCTTCTTGGTCACTGACTCACAGGTAGGAGAAAGATGGAAAAGAGATTGAACTTGAGCTCATGCTCAGCTGTGTCTAAGTGTTATTAATGCTGCAAAGCTCTTACACCTCACTACATTCTGTGTAACTCATTTCATAGTTCATGTACTACCTGCTGTTCTGTTCTATGTAGTGGGTGAAATTATCAAGTCTGGAAAATATTGATCAGTGTGTTGACATCATGGACATATATAATACATGGAGAAGCACATTATACCTCAATATGAACTATACAGCTCTAAATTTGGTGTAATCAGCAGGCTAAAAAGAGTGTGTTGCAGCAGCAGTTGCTACACAGTAAACACACTTCAATTCTCATGGAATGTTTCCTAGCTGCTGTTGGTTGCTAATGGTGTTCTTTTCTGTAAAGTTGTCATCTTTGCAAATCTTGGATACAttgcacagcagcagcagcaaaattCAGAGATCCAATGCAAGATCTTGAGATGAGAAATGCAGGGGCAATCCCAATCCTCACCGGTCTCTGTCCTGTATCAAGTTGCCGATCATCTTGGCGAGCGGCACGGTGCCCTTGGCCATGATCTCCAGCCGCGACGGGTTGGAGGCGTTGGCGAAGAGGGAGAGGCCGAACATGAGGAGCTCCGGCAAGAAGAGCCTGGAGGAGAGGAAGCCATGCCAGTAGTGCGGCTCGAGGTCGAAGAAGGCGTCGAAGAAGCGGCGGGTGCCGACGAGGTCGAGCTTGAGGAGGATGTCCATGCCGAAGCAGAAGAACTCCCTCTGCCGTCGCCGGTCGGCGGGCCACAGCTGCCTCCATACCTCGGCGGAgagcgcgtcgccggcgagggcgctgccgatgtcgccgccgccgccgccggagtcgAGGAAGCGGACGATGGAGTCCGCCACGacgggcgcggtggcgagcgTGCGCGCCACCATGTACCCCGTGGACGGGTGCACCATCCCGGCCGTGCCGCCGATGCCGACCACCCTCTGGGGCAGCACGGGGAGCGGGCCGCCCATGGGGATCACGCACcgctcgtcctcctccacgcTGCGGACGCGTATCCCGAGGTGGCGCAGCCTCGCCGCCATGCGCTCCTGGATGTCGTCCATGGCGAGGCCCGGGCGCGCGACGAGCGAGGTCTCCTCGAGGAAGATCCTCGTCGGGGAGAAGGGCATGGCGTAGAGGAAGGTCGGGATGCGGCGGTTGCGCTCCTTGATCTCGGAGCCCTCGGGGAGGTGGGAGTCGCGCCAGTCCATGAAGAGCATCTTGTCGATGTCGAACGGGTGCTCGTCCACCTCGGCGAGGATGCCGTAGGCGACCTGGTACCCGGGGTTGTAGGGCTTGTCGTACTGGACGAGGCAGCGGGAGAAGCCGGTGGCGTCGAGCACGACGGTGGCCgggacggcgacgccgtcgtcgcaga is part of the Oryza brachyantha chromosome 2, ObraRS2, whole genome shotgun sequence genome and encodes:
- the LOC102712228 gene encoding lycopene beta cyclase, chloroplastic, whose product is MAATALLLRARPHPRPDHPAPARASCSAFVCRAAAAGEALRSLAPPARPELLSLDLPRYDPARSRPVDLAVVGGGPAGLAVAQRVAEAGLSVCAIDPSPALVWPNNYGVWVDEFEAMGLSHCLDAVWPSASVFVDDRRVKSLDRPYARVARRKLKSAMMDRCVAHGVRFHQAKVVKAVHNEASSLLICDDGVAVPATVVLDATGFSRCLVQYDKPYNPGYQVAYGILAEVDEHPFDIDKMLFMDWRDSHLPEGSEIKERNRRIPTFLYAMPFSPTRIFLEETSLVARPGLAMDDIQERMAARLRHLGIRVRSVEEDERCVIPMGGPLPVLPQRVVGIGGTAGMVHPSTGYMVARTLATAPVVADSIVRFLDSGGGGGDIGSALAGDALSAEVWRQLWPADRRRQREFFCFGMDILLKLDLVGTRRFFDAFFDLEPHYWHGFLSSRLFLPELLMFGLSLFANASNPSRLEIMAKGTVPLAKMIGNLIQDRDR